CCTCTTGACTGGGGACGTCGATCGTCTGCGTTCGCATATCGAACGTATGCACTCGCGAGACGAACGGCGGGACGATGTTCAATCCCGGCTCGAGCAACTTTCTGTACTCTCCGAAAACCGTCAGCGCACCCCGGTTGTACGCGTCGACGATCTCGACCATCTGCCAGATGGTGATGACGACGAGTGCGAGCACGAGTGAGCCACCGACGAACAGCGGGTCCTCGAGTTGGAGGGGTGTGAGTGCCAGCACGTTCATTGTCGTACCCAGGGCTGGCAGCCCAATAACCATTGGGTTGCGTTATCGTGTATGCCACCGTCTAGGTGAGGGTTGCCATCGAATCTTTCTACGGTTCTTTTTGCATGGAACATCGTTATAGTCCTACGAAGGGGCCATACTGTGGAGGGACAGACTATGAGCAGTGACTTGCCTAACCCAGAAGACGTAGAGGTAGACGACCTACGGAACCTAATCGAAAACCTTCCCGAAGAGAAAAGGCAGGAGTTATTCTCACAACTCGATATTGGCAACATAGACGATCTTGGTGGAGGAGATATTGGACTCTAACGTAGCCAATGACGTGTTCGATACGACATCTGATTTTGGAATAGCACACTCATCATCTGGAGATACTATTCATATTTATCTATCGAGTGATGTGATTGTTCACATTTGTCTAAATAACGATTTCAAAATGACAAATCGGCACTTTGATTGGGGAGTCATTATAAAAGGCGTCTATGATAGACCTTCTGATACTCCAGTCTGGAGTTCCAACAAGTGGTAGCGAGTTCGTAGATCAGTACGGACCGGCCCTCATCAGTGCAGCAACAACCGTACTGTTGTTCGTTCTGATGTTTGCTATAACGTATTATCTCGGCAAAAAGGTACTCGTCAGAGCAACAGAACAATCGCTCCAATCACGTGGGCTGAAAACGGGGCTTGTCAGCCTTGCAGTCAGTGTTGTCAGTACGCTGGTCTTAGTTGCAGCGATCGCAGTAGCGGCCACCGTCGCCGGCTTCGGTGCCATTTTGACTGCCTTTGCGACACTCGCTGGTGCGTTAGCACTCGGACTCAGTTTCGCTGCACAGGATTTAATCAGCAACTTTGTTTCTGGTGTCTTCATTATCAAAGACGAACCATTCAAAGTAGGCGACTGGATCGAGTGGGACGGAAACGAGGGAATCGTCAAAAAGATCAACCTCCGTGTGACACAGGTTGAGACGTTCGATAACGAACTCGTGACGGTTCCAAACAACCAACTCGCTACGTCCGTCGTTACGAATCCCGTTGCCAACGAGACGCTTCGTGTCTCCTGTGACTTCGGAATTAGCTACGATGACGATATCACAACCGCACGTGGAGCGGTCATCGATACGGCTTCGAGTATCGAGGGTGTTCTTGCTGATCCCGAACCTGCAGCCCCAGTCACAGAATTGGGTGATTCAGCTGTTGTGCTTACTGGTCGTGTGTGGATCGAGCCTCGCAAACACAGCGCTGCCGCAATCGAAGCTGCGTTTCGTGAAGCAGTAAAGCAGCGCTTCGATGCTGAAGGAATTGATATGCCGTACGCTCATACGACTCTCACTGGTGGTATCGAACTCGAGACGAATCAAGAAGCCAGCGTGGTCAGTTCCTCCACAGAGTAGCTTTCACCTGATACTGTATTGGGGTTCGTCTCTGCGTACGAACGCTCTCACGGACGAACGCGGACGGGCCATTAGACCAGCAGCTGA
The Natronorubrum sediminis genome window above contains:
- a CDS encoding mechanosensitive ion channel family protein — its product is MIDLLILQSGVPTSGSEFVDQYGPALISAATTVLLFVLMFAITYYLGKKVLVRATEQSLQSRGLKTGLVSLAVSVVSTLVLVAAIAVAATVAGFGAILTAFATLAGALALGLSFAAQDLISNFVSGVFIIKDEPFKVGDWIEWDGNEGIVKKINLRVTQVETFDNELVTVPNNQLATSVVTNPVANETLRVSCDFGISYDDDITTARGAVIDTASSIEGVLADPEPAAPVTELGDSAVVLTGRVWIEPRKHSAAAIEAAFREAVKQRFDAEGIDMPYAHTTLTGGIELETNQEASVVSSSTE